One part of the Clarias gariepinus isolate MV-2021 ecotype Netherlands chromosome 24, CGAR_prim_01v2, whole genome shotgun sequence genome encodes these proteins:
- the LOC128512206 gene encoding zinc finger Y-chromosomal protein 1 has translation MDDSVTRLALRSQEPKIILHGSDDGGMCGEEYVVELQETVLLSDGENDAENDGVAVRSFSSDELVIQDAVEDVVAEDDEGVAVETCVMSLEGEEDEEDGVTVAEEELVEERENELHSSGDYLMISLDEDGKMVSADGEEVTVEGPLDDQEVEKDEDGQEVIKVYIFKADSGDDELGEGDSDSVCKPLREKMLYMSVSDGHHTHTDGGSKLSDEVYMEVVVGGEEPVCNDRSYESKEFMPVNWTASYDDSECCENRNGAASAVLHIDESEMPHTLKQQHGKTHRRAEHRQVQTAIIIGPYGQPLTVYPCFLCGKKFKSRGFLKRHTRNHHQDILSRKKYQCTDCDFTTNKKSSFHSHMEEHTQHTQHTHTLSTKAPFESENLKDFHQQPPLFSNRLQPQQKTKMAALPAKKTHKCKFCEYETAEQGLLNRHLLAVHSKNFPHVCVECGKGFRHPSELRKHTRTHTGEKPYSCSHCSYKSADSSNLKTHMKTKHSREEEDEDTVAVSAPHAEQLTENLTETPQDHDPECDHEDDDNDEARGHRCDLCDHRSSNSSDLKRHVISVHTKDYPHKCDVCGKGFHRPSELKKHSVSHKAKRPHQCRHCSFKTADPFVLSRHILSVHTKEQQQQETQQNATEQQEEQPAPSLQMQERSPPKKTIGAAQLALGGAPIIKKVIGAKGPRERRVYQCQYCDYSTGDASGFKRHVISIHTKDYPHRCQFCSKGFRRPSEKNQHIMRHHKDMMPSE, from the exons ATGGACGACAGCGTGACGAGACTCGCTCTCCGTTCCCAAGAGCCGAAAATCATCCTGCACGGCTCCG ATGATGGAGGGATGTGCGGGGAGGAGTACGTCGTGGAGCTCCAGGAGACAGTGCTGCTCTCGGACGGAGAGAACGATGCAGAGAACGACGGCGTGGCCGTGCGGAGTTTCTCCTCCGACGAGCTCGTCATCCAGGACGCTGTGGAAGATGTGGTCGCCGAGGACGACGAGGGTGTCGCCGTGGAGACGTGCGTGATGTCACTGGAGGGtgaggaagatgaggaggaTGGAGTGacggtggcggaggaggagctGGTGGAGGAGAGGGAGAACGAGCTGCACTCATCTGGAGATTACCTCATGATCTCCT TGGATGAGGATGGGAAGATGGTGTCGGCTGATGGAGAGGAAGTGACAGTTGAGGGACCGTTGGATGACCAGGAAGTGGAGAAAGATGAGGACGGACAGGAAGTCATTAAAGTTTACATCTTTAAAGCTGACTCTGGGGACGACgagctgg gtgaagGTGATTCGGACTCGGTGTGTAAGCCCCTGAGGGAAAAGATGCTGTACATGTCAGTGAGCGATGGCCATCACACTCACACTGATG gcggtTCTAAGCTCTCAGATGAGGTGTATATGGAGGTGGTGGTTGGGGGAGAAGAGCCGGTGTGTAACGACAGATCGTACGAGAGCAAAGAGTTCATGCCTGTGAACTGGACTGCTTCTTATG ACGACTCAGAGTGCTGTGAGAACAGAAATGGTGCAGCGAGTGCAGTTCTGCACATTGATGAATCCGAGATGCCGCACACACTGAAACAACAACATGGCAAAACACACAGACGGGCCGAGCACAGACAGGTGCagacag CGATCATCATCGGGCCGTACGGTCAGCCCCTCACAGTGTATCCCTGCTTCTTGTGTGGGAAGAAGTTTAAATCTCGGGGTTTCCTGAAGCGTCACACTCGGAACCACCACCAGGACATCCTGAGCCGTAAGAAGTACCAGTGCACCGACTGCGACTTCACCACCAACAAAAAGTCCAGCTTCCACAGTCACATGGAGGAGCACACgcagcacacacaacacacacacacactcagcaccaAGGCTCCGTTCGAGTCAGAAAATCTGAAAGATTTCCACCAGCAGCCGCCGCTCTTCTCCAATCGCCTCCAACCGCAGCAGAAAACAAAGATGGCCGCCCTTCCTGCAAAGAAGACACACAAGTGCAAGTTCTGCGAGTACGAGACGGCGGAGCAGGGTCTGCTAAACCGCCACCTGCTGGCCGTTCACAGTAAAAACTTCCCTCACGTGTGTGTCGAGTGCGGAAAAGGCTTCAGGCATCCGTCCGAGCTACGGAagcacacgcgcacgcacacggGCGAGAAGCCGTACTCCTGCTCACACTGTAGCTACAAATCCGCCGATTCGTCCAACCTGAAGACGCACATGAAGACCAAACACAGCCGTGAGGAAGAAGACGAGGACACGGTGGCGGTTTCGGCGCCTCACGCGGAGCAGCTCACGGAAAACCTGACGGAGACGCCGCAGGACCACGACCCTGAATGCGATCACGAGGACGACGACAACGACGAGGCTCGAGGTCATCGGTGCGACCTTTGTGATCATCGCAGCTCCAATTCCAGCGACCTGAAGCGTCACGTCATCTCCGTCCACACGAAAGACTACCCTCACAAGTGCGACGTCTGCGGTAAGGGGTTCCATCGACCTTCAGAGCTCAAGAAGCACTCCGTATCCCACAAGGCCAAGCGGCCGCATCAGTGCCGCCACTGCAGCTTTAAGACTGCTGATCCGTTTGTGCTGAGTCGACACATTTTATCCGTTCACACTAAagaacagcagcagcaggagaCGCAACAGAACGCGACAGAACAGCAAGAAGAACAACCGGCGCCTTCGTTACAGATGCAGGAGCGAAGTCCGCCCAAGAAGACGATCGGGGCGGCGCAGCTGGCTCTGGGCGGAGCTCCCATCATTAAAAAGGTGATAGGTGCCAAGGGACCAAGGGAACGCCGCGTGTATCAGTGTCAGTACTGTGACTATAGCACTGGAGACGCCTCGGGATTCAAACGCCACGTCATTTCCATCCACACCAAGGATTATCCACATCGTTGCCAGTTCTGCTCCAAGGGCTTCCGGAGACCGTCGGAGAAAAACCAACACATCATGCGCCATCACAAAGACATGATGCCGAGTGAGTGA